A region of Emys orbicularis isolate rEmyOrb1 chromosome 20, rEmyOrb1.hap1, whole genome shotgun sequence DNA encodes the following proteins:
- the LOC135892230 gene encoding probable G-protein coupled receptor 33: MDRGNMTIQPTTEANSSQTPAAVSAAHLAVAMLLFTTFLVGVVGNGLYLWVLGLKMRRTVTTLVFLHLVSSYLLLTLLIPFFAVYLLLDFHWVFGTAMCKLLNACISMGMFTSVFLLTLISLDRYTLTHRPVWCRHHRTLPRVRKLVVGVWLVSLALSTPYLAFRETRVVDGERIICINNYTLSRVWNGAETQDLGRRIHLAVLMVRFLLGFLLPFCTIAGCYGCVGLEMKEKGLARSRKPFKVMVAAVVSFFLGWLPYHLYHGLKFFKDGRELDIILVIYTLTSCFNACFTPVLYLFVGRRFQQVLKMSLLALLRETFAEDLSGNGVISHESSGVAAGKLELPDQVTGPLDSGSGSLEPRVLD, encoded by the coding sequence ATGGATCGAGGCAACATGACCATCCAACCAACCACTGAGGCAAATTCCAGCCAGACCCCAGCTGCTGTGAGCGCCGCTCACCTGGCTGTGGCCATGTTGCTCTTCACTACCTTCCTGGTGGGTGTGGTGGGGAACGGGTTGTACCTGTGGGTGCTAGGGCTGAAGATGAGGCGGACGGTGACTACGCTCGTGTTCCTCCACCTGGTCTCCTCTtacctcctcctcaccctgctgatCCCTTTCTTTGCTGTCTACCTCCTCCTGGATTTCCACTGGGTCTTCGGCACGGCCATGTGCAAGCTCCTGAATGCCTGCATCTCTATGGGCATGTTCACCTCCGTCTTCCTTCTCACCCTCATCAGTCTGGACCGCTACACCCTCACTCACCGTCCCGTTTGGTGCCGGCATCACCGCACTTTGCCCCGGGTCAGGAAGCTGGTTGTGGGCGTGTGGCTGGTCTCCTTAGCTCTCAGCACTCCCTACCTGGCTTTCCGGGAGACCCGTGTGGTGGATGGGGAAAGAATCATCTGCATCAACAATTACACCCTCTCCAGAGTCTGGAACGGAGCCGAGACGCAGGACCTGGGGAGGCGGATCCACCTGGCCGTCCTCATGGTCCGGTTCCTGCtgggcttcctgctgcccttcTGCACCATCGCGGGATGCTATGGCTGcgtggggctggagatgaaggAGAAGGGGCTGGCGCGGAGCAGGAAGCCCTTCAAAGTCATGGTGGCCGCGGTGGTTTCCTTCTTCCTCGGCTGGCTGCCCTACCACCTCTACCACGGCTTGAAGTTCTTCAAAGACGGGCGGGAGTTGGACATCATCCTGGTCATTTACACTCTCACCTCCTGCTTCAACGCCTGCTTCACCCCCGTCCTCTACCTCTTCGTGGGGCGACGGTTCCAGCAGGTGCTCAAGATGTCCCTGCTTGCTCTGCTTCGGGAGACTTTTGCTGAAGACCTCAGCGGCAACGGCGTTATCTCCCATGagagctccggggtggcagctgGTAAATTGGAGCTGCCTGACCAAGTTACGGGGCCTCTGGATTCAGGGTCAGGGAGCTTAGAACCCAGGGTTCTAGATTAA